From the Xenopus laevis strain J_2021 chromosome 7L, Xenopus_laevis_v10.1, whole genome shotgun sequence genome, the window GTTTTGTCATCAAAGAAGGGATGTTTCTGGAGACGACAAGTTATGACACCAATGAGAGAAGCAACAAATATAGCAGAAAGCAACACAGAGTTAAACAGGTAATATATACGTAAGGCCTCTGGGACAGTTCCTGGTGATTTGGCAAGAACACCAAAGGAAATCATGACACCAAATGTGGCTGATATGGCAAATGCTCCTAAAATCAGACCAACAAAAGCCCCGTTGATATGAAATCCTCTTGTGTGATGCCCTGAAATCTTCATGGAGCAAGGCTTTTTCCCTGTATTCTTCCAAATGACATAGAGCATGGTGGAAGAGAAAAGGCTAAACTCAATATTGAATGGATGCAAATAGGCAGCTCCTTCGGAGAAAATCTGGCACAGGTCAGCATGGCAGATACAGCTATTGGTGGGTATTCCGGAACCTTGAAACAAAAAGATATAACTGCAGACAGTAACTTTATACCACATTTGAACATTGTATATCAATGTTTTGTTAGAGGCCATTGGCTTTTCAAGCACTGTCTGATAGTCTGTATAGGCAAAACCAACATGCTAAGATGCAATACATGGGCATATAACAAATGGGCAAGTCACTTAATCTATTTCTACTCATTCTTAACATATTAAAAAGAAGTCCCCAAGAAGTTTAGAGAGGATAGCCTCAAATCTAGATTAAAAACTTGAAGGTTAGGGAGGTCCACACTTGCAACCTCACAGCTGTGGTTGGCCTATAACTTCCAGCAGCCCACTGACGACTTTGGGTGTTGGTGGGATACTGAGAGTTTTTCGAGATTCCACATTAAAAATAGATGTACAACTATTTCTAATGGGGAATACAGCCAAACAGAAACACTCCCTTGCTCTAATCTCTCTCTCTTGTTATAATGGCCCCAGTATAACGCTACTTCTGTTTTATAACAAAATATACAAGTAACTCATACATCAGTGATACGAAATCCCATTTTCATTTACCTTGagtaaagggaatgtcaacccaaaaaattacttttgcctaataaaagaaaacataattctaaccaactttgcAATATTCAAACATTAtagattttctatggtttttaagttatttgtatatgttagGCTATTAAGATCAGTCGTTGtctgttcctttctattctcGGCCTCAGTAGTTCAGACTGCTGATGTAAAACAAGCCccctgattaacagacctgtcttgaCTGGGGATCTAAGACTTTTGAAACTTTTGTTTAAAAGGCAACAACCAGGATTTAGGCAAATGcttctttcaatagcaactgtttttacaaataactttaagagcagtttttaataaatgtgtataggaaagttgcttagaattatggtttattttattaggcaaatttttattttgagctTGACTTGCCCGCCCCTTACCCTGTTTCCAAGACAGAGCTATTGTATAAAGCAGTAGAGTGAATGCCTATACCCAAACTTCAAAACACACACTACTGTACCTGGCACCATGCTCACTGATTCCTTGTGGATATCATACATTTCCTCCAACTGCTTTAATGACTCATCCAGTACAACACTCATCCACATCAGTATGTTAGTGGCAAGTGTATGCATAAGGCCAAACCTAAGGTCAAGggaaaggggattttttttactttcctgtaTGTTGTGGATGCGTACAAGGAAAATATGATATAAAAGACACCCTGGTGCAGTACAGACTTGAGCATGTGTGCCAGGCCTCCCACAGATTTGTTTTGAGGGGAGCCCATCTTGGTTATGTTACATCACTAGTCATCCTTTTCACCAATATTATTCCCCTCTAGATACAGCACCAATCCATAGAACATTGCCATATCATTACAAGAACTGAACTAGCTGGGAACTTAAGTTGGTCAAATATAGCCTTACCTATTTAAGTGCTGTTGCTCCTGTATACAGACCTTAGCATAAAATGAAAGTAGAGATACCTGTcataaataaagaacaaaaatgatatatttgctGTGCACTCATATCCACTAATCAATTCACCACCTCCATTACATTTGCACCAATAACCCAGTCCAGTATCTTTGTCATAAAAGTCCCACTCtctaatagatagatatatatttcaGGCTACAGTTCTCTTCCACTGTGTTAAACAGATTGGCTAAGGGTCAACCCCACAAATCCCAATGGATAATAAGAGCTTGACTGCAAAGACCACCTTACTCTCTTGATTTGGTGCATGATTAATATTCCAATCACCAACATGCCAGCATAGATTAAATACTCTGCCCAAAAAATCCTTGTAGAAGTGGAAAACACCGGTCCAACAGGGTGTTTATAGGATGGAAATAAAGTGGGAAAGCCTTTCCACATTCTCCAAACTACAGGGGTGCAACTGCcctgaggtgagttgagaaactcgccacaggcagcagcagcccacaaGTTACCACGGCATTAAAAAaaccgctcctggtaacttcacCGGTTCAAATTTCATTCTTTTAAATTGGAACTTCAGCTCTCTTAGAGCAGTAAGTGCTATTGTGCCATTCAACCACTGATGCAAGAAAACTGGATTAGAGTAGCATCCCCTGGGCTGCATTACAGTGGCACTCTGTGCCAAAACAGCCCTGCCTACCTATACCTGCGGCTCTGTGAAGGCCAGTAATTGACAGGACATATGATAATGACTCCTTCTCCTTATGTAACTTGTTCTTTGCGATCATTTCATACCTGTATGACGGTAAAGACAGCTTGGACAATCGGAAATGAAGTGGCAATGACTGAAGTGCACTGGTACAGTTCATGGTAATATCCAAGGGTTAAAGAGTCCAATACTAATGTAGCTAATGCAAAAAGGCAGAGGCCACCTGCGGGACAAGGAAAAGACATTTATTGCTGCCTTTATCTTGAGCTCAGCcaaaatccctttaataagatgtttttttatataacatagggggtaatatttaaaggggatggaCACtaagggggagattagtcgcccagcgacaaatcgcctcttctttgggcgattaatctccccttAATGCCTTACCGCCGGCTAGGGATGGCATtcggaacactttgttttctgatGTCGCCCATAGTTGCCTCACGAAATTTCCTAccaattcagttgaactgaagaagccactcagatgagtggtgaaaagttttcaaggaaaactctaaggggccgattcacaaagggtcgaatatcgagggttaattaaccctcgatattcgactgggaattaaaatccttcgacttcgaatatcgaagtcgaaggattttagcgcaaatagtgcgatcgaacgattattccttcgatcgaacgataaaatccttcgaatcaaacgattcaaaggattttaatccaacgatcgaaggaatatccttcgatcaaaaaaagttagccaagcctatggggaccttccccataggctaacattgagttcggtagcttttagatggcgaactagggggtcgaagttttttcttaaagagacagtacttcgactatcgaatggtcgaatgttcgaacgatttttagtttgaatagttcgattcgaagtcgtagttgaaggtcgtagtagcccattcgattgtcgaagtagcctaaaaaacacttcggaattcgaagtttttttacttcgaatccttcactcgaagttagtgaatcggcccctaaatgtgcagtTGCCTTAGTCTTAATTCTACTACATACTGTTTTAAAATGAAAGTTAGACAGAGGCAGAAtaggaattaaaatataataaaatagttagatctataacatactaagttaacataaaggtgagcttctcctttaaatagttaatATATTGAGCTGGGATCTGCTAAGCAAGAAAGGTGATATACTATACAGTTTCAATATAGTGATATACTATACAGTTACAATTTCTTTCCAACCCTTTACTATCCATAGCCTACACCCGTGCCAGCTGGCTGCTACCAGTCTAAGCATGGCACTATACCAGGAGACACATGAACTTTTGCTGTTTATTCCTAACAAGAACCTAAGGCTGTTAAGCAACTAATTAAGAATATTCGCATAAAACCTAATGGTGGGGGACCAAACATAAAGGTATGCAGCTCCTGAAACCTCCTCTACCACATAACACTAACCAAGCATGAGCTAATTTCAGGGAAAGATCAgtgaaaaataacaatattactatattttcaaaaatgtgcacAGTGGAGAGTTGTTTCCATccaaagcagcagttctgtcatgctttatggctgaggttTTAACTATAGTTAGAGTTAGTTAGTTTGCAACATTGTAAGGCTTTGAGCCAGAATTAATTTGCAGagcttttaaaaatatgaaacaaaTCCACAGAAGTTTTAAcagaaatgtaaaccctcaaatcaaatacaggtatgggacatgttatacctgtcttctttccgtaatttggttcttcataccttaaatcaactaaaaatcatttaaacattaaataaacccaataggctgtttttgcttccaattaggattaattatatcttagttttggatcaagtacaaggtattgatttattattacagagaaaaaagaaataatttttaaaaatttggagtatttggataaaatggagtctatggtagatgaccttcccataattcagagctttctggataacgggtttccggataacggatcccatacctgtatatgtaaatggaatttgcatttgttttttttccctagttttcaagatattggcacttttcacacaattttgttttggtttacattttttaaagcggTAATTTGAAATACCTGAATATATTATGTAAAAGCAAACTGTATGTTACTAATTATAAAAGAAAGCAGCTCTGGTAAAATGGAATTCTTTCACGTAGatacctatttactaacattggaatttctaatttttcacaactcaaattttttctctaaaaatttgtaggtttttatttctctaaaactttaagatttatgaagtgtaaaaaccacaaaaaacttcaGCCATTAACAGCAGTCaaggtccaatagaagtcaatgggagctgcactgattatAGTCAACCTTTTTTtagacattcatagttttagaggttttaattGTTTCATACCTGTTAGCGCATCATTCAATGGTTTTTCCCTTCGTGCTTTTGATATTTGGATCTTACAAGGCATTTGTTATTTTAGACAAATggagtttaaggggccgattcactaagatcgagtgaaggattcgaatgaaaaaaattcgaatttcgaagtatttttttggtacttcgaccatcgaattggttaaattcgttcgaattcgaacgaaaacgaacgaatcgaacgaaaaatcgttcgactattcgaccattcgatagtcgaagtactttccctttaaaaaaaacttcgaccccctacttcggcaggtaaaacctaccgaagtcaatgttagcctatggggaaggtccccataggtttgctaacctttttttgatcgaaggattttccttcgatcgttggattaaaatccttcgaattgttcgattcgaaggatttaatcgttcgatcgaacgaaaaatccttcgatcgatcgatcgaaggattagcgctaaatccttcgacttcgatattcgaagtcgaaggatttcaattcgagggtcgaatttcgaagtatttttaacttcgaaattcgacccttaatga encodes:
- the LOC108696974 gene encoding proton channel OTOP2-like, which gives rise to MPCKIQISKARREKPLNDALTGGLCLFALATLVLDSLTLGYYHELYQCTSVIATSFPIVQAVFTVIQVSLLSFYAKVCIQEQQHLNRFGLMHTLATNILMWMSVVLDESLKQLEEMYDIHKESVSMVPGSGIPTNSCICHADLCQIFSEGAAYLHPFNIEFSLFSSTMLYVIWKNTGKKPCSMKISGHHTRGFHINGAFVGLILGAFAISATFGVMISFGVLAKSPGTVPEALRIYYLFNSVLLSAIFVASLIGVITCRLQKHPFFDDKTKSVVRSLDITLLVGSSCGPLMVSVFSLVAIFFLHIEGNLYALDLCFSLCKTIQILGQNLFITEALYIGPSVSKRDTKEQIFSISQETADEIIDYGVKNLSKKGESRGPFLKPDTSAHNSQLSVDLNKDVPKNLQNGSSMKAASNTRESFKEEVKEPLFSTRRKILQNISILLICYNISVWILYAYGTRPHLVSKIEQSFYGFTLWVIIVKISLPLGIFYRMHSVASLFEAYCNICAAAC